The Quercus robur chromosome 7, dhQueRobu3.1, whole genome shotgun sequence genome has a segment encoding these proteins:
- the LOC126693488 gene encoding uncharacterized protein LOC126693488 produces the protein MAVPWAMTLWMAKMVWMALSGWVSSCLTVADEVAGSLRSGDIGAFHVG, from the coding sequence ATGGCCGTGCCATGGGCCATGACTCTGTGGATGGCAAAGATGGTTTGGATGGCTCTGTCTGGGTGGGTGTCTTCCTGTTTGACTGTTGCTGATGAGGTTGCTGGCTCTCTTAGAAGCGGTGATATTGGAGCCTTCCATGTTGGCTGA